One Hevea brasiliensis isolate MT/VB/25A 57/8 chromosome 5, ASM3005281v1, whole genome shotgun sequence genomic region harbors:
- the LOC110647887 gene encoding zeatin O-glucosyltransferase, whose product MANNPKKQVHAFNDQNGLQQSQVVVVMVPLPAQGHLNQLLQLSRLILSYSIPVHFVGTATHNRQAKLRVHVWDVRVTSRIHFHDFEIPPFACPPPNPNAKNKFPSHLLPAFYNASSHLREPVSLLLRSLSSKARKVVVIHDSLMASVIQEVPLISNAESYIFHSVSAFTISLFRWERKRIHNIQDNGVIPEEIPSLEGCFTDEFLDLLASEYQYHTFNSGYVYNTCRLIEGAFMDLIEKQQKGTMEERTKKHWALGPFNPLTVPAKTRGSNGKHICLAWLDKQARNSVIYVSFGTTTAMNNEQIKQLAIGLKQSNQKFIWVLRDADKGDVFNGDHERRGELPKGYENSVDGMGLVVRDWVPQLEILAHPATGGFMSHCGWNSCMESITMGVPITAWPMHSDQPRNAFLITELLKIGVTVKEWARRDEIATAKMVESSVKKLMASDEGDGMRKRAAELSESVQLSMVEGGASRMEMDSFIAHISS is encoded by the coding sequence ATGGCTAACAACCCAAAAAAACAAGTCCATGCATTTAACGACCAAAATGGCCTACAACAATCACAAGTAGTAGTGGTTATGGTGCCTCTCCCAGCACAAGGCCACCTCAACCAGCTCCTCCAACTCTCCAGGCTGATCCTTTCCTACAGCATTCCGGTCCACTTCGTCGGCACCGCCACCCACAACCGCCAGGCCAAGCTTCGCGTTCACGTGTGGGATGTACGCGTCACCTCTAGAATCCATTTCCATGACTTTGAAATCCCTCCCTTTGCTTGCCCTCCTCCCAACCCAAATGCCAAAAACAAGTTCCCTTCTCATTTGCTACCAGCTTTCTATAATGCCTCATCTCATCTTCGAGAGCCTGTGTCTCTGCTTCTGCGTTCGCTTTCTAGCAAGGCTAGAAAGGTTGTTGTCATCCATGATTCTTTAATGGCGTCTGTGATTCAAGAAGTTCCATTAATCTCCAATGCAGAGTCCTACATTTTCCATAGCGTATCTGCTTTCACCATTAGTTTGTTTCGGTGGGAAAGAAAGAGGATACATAATATTCAAGATAATGGGGTGATCCCAGAAGAAATTCCCAGTCTTGAAGGATGCTTCACCGATGAGTTTTTGGATTTGCTTGCTTCTGAGTATCAGTACCATACGTTCAACTCGGGGTACGTGTACAACACATGCAGATTGATAGAAGGTGCTTTCATGGACTTGATCGAGAAACAACAGAAAGGAACAATGGAGGAAAGGACCAAGAAGCATTGGGCTTTAGGGCCTTTTAATCCATTGACTGTGCCTGCAAAGACAAGAGGGTCAAATGGGAAACATATTTGTTTGGCATGGCTAGATAAACAAGCAAGAAACTCGGTAATTTACGTGTCTTTTGGGACTACAACAGCCATGAACAATGAACAAATCAAGCAGCTAGCAATTGGGTTGAAACAAAGCAACCAAAAATTCATTTGGGTACTGAGGGATGCTGATAAAGGAGATGTTTTCAATGGAGATCATGAAAGAAGAGGTGAGCTCCCAAAAGGGTATGAGAATTCAGTGGATGGCATGGGATTGGTGGTGAGAGATTGGGTACCCCAACTGGAGATTTTAGCCCACCCAGCAACAGGAGGTTTTATGAGTCATTGTGGGTGGAATTCTTGCATGGAAAGCATCACTATGGGAGTTCCAATTACAGCTTGGCCAATGCATTCAGATCAACCAAGAAACGCATTCCTGATAACAGAGTTGCTCAAGATTGGTGTTACTGTTAAGGAATGGGCCCGCAGAGATGAGATTGCCACAGCAAAGATGGTTGAAAGCTCCGTGAAGAAGCTAATGGCTTCAGATGAAGGAGATGGGATGAGGAAGAGAGCAGCAGAATTGAGCGAGTCTGTGCAGCTATCAATGGTCGAAGGTGGAGCTTCTCGCATGGAGATGGATTCTTTCATTGCCCATATCTCAAGTTAA